One window of the Bos indicus x Bos taurus breed Angus x Brahman F1 hybrid chromosome 8, Bos_hybrid_MaternalHap_v2.0, whole genome shotgun sequence genome contains the following:
- the RANBP6 gene encoding ran-binding protein 6 isoform X1: MAASGSAGVPATVSGKQEFYQLLKNLINPSCMVRRQAEEIYENIPGLCKTTFLLDAVRNRRAGYEVRQMAAALLRRLLSSGFEEVYPNLPSDVQRDVKIELILAVKLETHASMRKKLCDIFAVLARNLIDEDGTNHWPEGLKFLVDSIYSKNVVLWEVALHVFWHFPGIFGNQERHDLDIIKRLLDQCIQDQEHPAIRTLSARAAAAFVLANENNIGLFKDFADLLPGILQAVNDSCYQDDDSVLESLVEIADTVPKYLGPYLEDTLQLSLKLCGDSRLSNLQRQLALEVIVTLSETATPMLKKHTNIIAQAVPHILAMMVDLQDDEDWVNADEMEEDDFDSNAVAAESALDRLACGLGGKLVLPMTKEHIMQMLQSPDWKYRHAGLMALSAIGEGCHQQMESILDETVNSVLLFLQDPHPRVRAAACTTLGQMATDFAPNFQKKFHETVIAALLRTMENQGNQRVQSHAASALIIFIEDCPKSLLVLYLDSMLRNLHSILVIKLQELIRNGTKLALEQLVTTIASVADTIEEKFVPYYDIFMPSLKHTVELAVQKELKLLKGKTIECISHVGLAVGKEKFMQDASNVMQLLLKTQSDLNNMEDDDPQTSYMVSAWARMCKILGSDFQQYLPLVIEPLIKTASAKPDVALLDTQDVENMSDDDGWQFVNLGDQQSFGIKTSGLEAKATACQMLVYYAKELREGFMDYTEQVVKLMVPLLKFYFHDNVRVAAAESLPFLLECARIRGPEYLAQMWQFICDPLIKAIGTEPDTDVLSEIMNSFAKSIEVMGDGCLNDEHLEELGEILKAKLEGHFKNQELRQVKRQEENYDQQVEMSLQDEDECDVYILTKVSDILHSLFSTYKEKILPWFEQLLPLIVNLICSNRPWPDRQWGLCIFDDIIEHCSPTSFKYVEYFRWPMLLNMRDNNPEVRQAAAYGLGVMAQFGGDDYRSLCSEAVPLLVKVIKCANSKTKKNVIATENCISAVGKILRFKPNCVNVDEVLPHWLSWLPLHEDKEEAIQTLSFLCDLIESNHPVVLGPNNSNLPKIISIIAEGKINETINYEDPCAKRLANVVRQVQTSEELWLECISHLDDEQQEALQELLNFA, encoded by the coding sequence ATGGCGGCGTCCGGGTCTGCTGGAGTACCGGCGACCGTGTCGGGAAAGCAAGAGTTTTACCAGCTTCTGAAGAACCTGATCAATCCAAGCTGTATGGTGCGGCGGCAGGCAGAGGAAATCTATGAAAATATCCCAGGTCTGTGTAAGACTACATTCCTCTTAGATGCCGTCAGAAATAGAAGAGCAGGTTATGAGGTGAGACAAATGGCTGCCGCCCTGCTACGACGGCTTTTGTCCTCTGGGTTTGAGGAAGTCTATCCAAATTTGCCTTCTGATGTTCAGAGGGACGTCAAGATTGAACTGATACTGGCTGTTAAGTTAGAAACACATGCTAGTATGAGGAAAAAACTTTGTGACATTTTTGCAGTCCTGGCCAGGAATTTGATAGATGAGGATGGCACTAACCACTGGCCTGAAGGTCTGAAGTTCCTTGTTGATTCAATCTACTCTAAAAATGTGGTTCTATGGGAAGTTGCACTTCACGTTTTCTGGCACTTTCCGGGGATTTTTGGGAACCAGGAGCGGCACGATTTGGATATCATCAAACGGTTGTTGGACCAGTGTATTCAAGATCAAGAACATCCAGCAATCAGGACATTATCTGCTAGAGCTGCAGCTGCATTTGTACTTGCTAATGAGAATAATATTGGTCTTTTCAAAGACTTTGCAGACTTGCTTCCTGGAATCTTACAGGCTGTGAATGATTCATGCTACCAGGATGATGATTCAGTGCTAGAATCCCTTGTCGAGATTGCAGATACTGTACCTAAATATTTGGGTCCTTATTTAGAAGATACTCTGCAACTGAGTCTAAAGTTATGTGGAGACTCTAGACTTAGTAATCTGCAACGCCAGCTGGCACTTGAAGTAATAGTGACCTTGTCTGAAACTGCCACCCCAATGTtgaaaaaacatacaaatattaTTGCACAGGCAGTTCCTCATATATTAGCAATGATGGTTGATCTACAAGATGACGAGGACTGGGTAAATGCTGATGAAATGGAAGAAGATGATTTTGACAGCAATGCAGTTGCTGCTGAGAGTGCATTAGACAGACTGGCTTGTGGGCTTGGTGGAAAACTTGTTTTACCAATGACTAAGGAGCATATCATGCAGATGCTGCAGAGCCCTGACTGGAAATACCGACATGCTGGATTAATGGCCTTATCTGCTATTGGAGAAGGATGCCATCAGCAAATGGAATCAATTTTAGATGAAACAGTTAactctgttttgctttttcttcaggATCCTCATCCAAGGGTGAGGGCTGCAGCCTGTACTACACTTGGACAGATGGCTACAGATTTTGCACCTAACTTCCAAAAGAAATTCCATGAAACTGTGATTGCAGCTCTCTTGCGTACTATGGAAAATCAAGGTAATCAGCGTGTACAGTCACATGCAGCTTCTGcgcttattatttttattgaagactGCCCCAAATCATTGCTGGTTCTATATTTGGATAGTATGTTAAGAAATCTACATTCCATCTTGGTGATTAAACTTCAAGAGTTGATTCGCAATGGAACTAAGTTGGCCTTAGAACAGCTTGTGACAACCATTGCCTCAGTTGCAGATACAATAGAAGAAAAATTTGTACCATACTATGATATATTTATGCCCTCACTAAAGCATACTGTTGAGCTTGCTGTTCAAAAGGAACTCAAACTTCTGAAAGGAAAGACTATTGAATGCATTAGCCATGTTGGTCTTGCTGTTGGTAAGGAAAAATTTATGCAAGATGCATCAAATGTGATGCAGTTATTGTTGAAGACACAATCAGACTTAAATAATATGGAAGATGATGACCCTCAGACCTCTTACATGGTTTCAGCATGGGCTAGAATGTGTAAAATTCTTGGAAGTGATTTTCAACAGTACCTTCCACTGGTTATTGAGCCTCTTATTAAGACTGCTTCAGCTAAACCTGACGTTGCTCTCTTAGACACACAAGATGTGGAGAATATGAGTGATGATGATGGATGGCAATTTGTAAATCTTGGAGACCAGCAAAGTTTTGGAATTAAAACTTCAGGACTTGAAGCAAAAGCAACTGCTTGCCAGATGTTGGTTTATTATGCTAAGGAGTTAAGAGAAGGATTTATGGACTATACAGAACAAGTTGTAAAACTGATGGTTCctttactgaaattttatttccatgacAATGTTCGAGTGGCAGCTGCAGAGTCCTTGCCTTTTCTCCTGGAATGTGCAAGAATTCGGGGGCCAGAGTATCTTGCACAGATGTGGCAATTCATATGTGATCCCTTAATCAAGGCTATTGGGACCGAACCCGATACAGATGTACTCTCAGAAATAATGAATTCTTTTGCAAAATCCATTGAAGTAATGGGAGATGGGTGCCTTAATGATGAACACTTGGAAGAACTGGGAGAAATACTGAAAGCAAAACTTGAAGGGCACTTTAAAAACCAAGAACTAAGACAGGttaaaagacaggaagaaaacTATGATCAACAGGTTGAAATGTCTCTGCAAGATGAGGATGAATGTGATGTTTATATTCTGACCAAAGTATCAGATATTTTGCACTCATTATTTAGTACTTACAAGGAAAAGATTTTACCGTGGTTTGAACAGCTACTTCCATTAATTGTAAATCTAATTTGTTCTAATAGGCCATGGCCAGACAGACAGTGGGGATTGTGCATATTTGATGATATCATAGAGCACTGCAGTCCAACCTCATTTAAATATGTTGAATATTTTCGGTGGCCAATGCTACTAAATATGCGAGACAACAACCCTGAAGTCAGGCAAGCTGCTGCTTATGGCCTGGGTGTTATGGCACAGTTTGGTGGAGATGATTATCGTTCTTTATGTTCAGAAGCTGTTCCGCTGCTGGTGAAAGTTATTAAGTGTGCAAattccaaaaccaaaaaaaatgtcATTGCTACAGAGAACTGTATCTCAGCAGTAGGGAAGATTTTGAGGTTTAAGCCTAACTGTGTAAACGTAGATGAAGTTCTTCCACACTGGTTGTCATGGCTTCCACTGCATGAGGATAAAGAGGAAGCTATTCAGACTTTGAGTTTTCTCTGTGACTTAATTGAAAGTAACCACCCAGTTGTACTTGGTCCAAATAATTCCAATCTCCCAAAAATAATTAGTATAATTGCAGAAGGAAAAATTAATGAGACTATTAACTATGAAGATCCTTGTGCCAAACGCCTAGCTAATGTTGTACGTCAGGTACAGACTTCTGAAGAATTATGGTTGGAATGCATTTCCCATCTTGATGATGAGCAGCAGGAAGCCTTACAGGAATTGCTAAATTTTGCTTGA
- the RANBP6 gene encoding ran-binding protein 6 isoform X3 yields the protein MAASGSAGVPATVSGKQEFYQLLKNLINPSCMVRRQAEEIYENIPGSSSKGEGCSLYYTWTDGYRFCT from the exons ATGGCGGCGTCCGGGTCTGCTGGAGTACCGGCGACCGTGTCGGGAAAGCAAGAGTTTTACCAGCTTCTGAAGAACCTGATCAATCCAAGCTGTATGGTGCGGCGGCAGGCAGAGGAAATCTATGAAAATATCCCAG gATCCTCATCCAAGGGTGAGGGCTGCAGCCTGTACTACACTTGGACAGATGGCTACAGATTTTGCACCTAA
- the RANBP6 gene encoding ran-binding protein 6 isoform X2 produces MAASGSAGVPATVSGKQEFYQLLKNLINPSCMVRRQAEEIYENIPGLCKTTFLLDAVRNRRAGYEDPHPRVRAAACTTLGQMATDFAPNFQKKFHETVIAALLRTMENQGNQRVQSHAASALIIFIEDCPKSLLVLYLDSMLRNLHSILVIKLQELIRNGTKLALEQLVTTIASVADTIEEKFVPYYDIFMPSLKHTVELAVQKELKLLKGKTIECISHVGLAVGKEKFMQDASNVMQLLLKTQSDLNNMEDDDPQTSYMVSAWARMCKILGSDFQQYLPLVIEPLIKTASAKPDVALLDTQDVENMSDDDGWQFVNLGDQQSFGIKTSGLEAKATACQMLVYYAKELREGFMDYTEQVVKLMVPLLKFYFHDNVRVAAAESLPFLLECARIRGPEYLAQMWQFICDPLIKAIGTEPDTDVLSEIMNSFAKSIEVMGDGCLNDEHLEELGEILKAKLEGHFKNQELRQVKRQEENYDQQVEMSLQDEDECDVYILTKVSDILHSLFSTYKEKILPWFEQLLPLIVNLICSNRPWPDRQWGLCIFDDIIEHCSPTSFKYVEYFRWPMLLNMRDNNPEVRQAAAYGLGVMAQFGGDDYRSLCSEAVPLLVKVIKCANSKTKKNVIATENCISAVGKILRFKPNCVNVDEVLPHWLSWLPLHEDKEEAIQTLSFLCDLIESNHPVVLGPNNSNLPKIISIIAEGKINETINYEDPCAKRLANVVRQVQTSEELWLECISHLDDEQQEALQELLNFA; encoded by the exons ATGGCGGCGTCCGGGTCTGCTGGAGTACCGGCGACCGTGTCGGGAAAGCAAGAGTTTTACCAGCTTCTGAAGAACCTGATCAATCCAAGCTGTATGGTGCGGCGGCAGGCAGAGGAAATCTATGAAAATATCCCAGGTCTGTGTAAGACTACATTCCTCTTAGATGCCGTCAGAAATAGAAGAGCAGGTTATGAG gATCCTCATCCAAGGGTGAGGGCTGCAGCCTGTACTACACTTGGACAGATGGCTACAGATTTTGCACCTAACTTCCAAAAGAAATTCCATGAAACTGTGATTGCAGCTCTCTTGCGTACTATGGAAAATCAAGGTAATCAGCGTGTACAGTCACATGCAGCTTCTGcgcttattatttttattgaagactGCCCCAAATCATTGCTGGTTCTATATTTGGATAGTATGTTAAGAAATCTACATTCCATCTTGGTGATTAAACTTCAAGAGTTGATTCGCAATGGAACTAAGTTGGCCTTAGAACAGCTTGTGACAACCATTGCCTCAGTTGCAGATACAATAGAAGAAAAATTTGTACCATACTATGATATATTTATGCCCTCACTAAAGCATACTGTTGAGCTTGCTGTTCAAAAGGAACTCAAACTTCTGAAAGGAAAGACTATTGAATGCATTAGCCATGTTGGTCTTGCTGTTGGTAAGGAAAAATTTATGCAAGATGCATCAAATGTGATGCAGTTATTGTTGAAGACACAATCAGACTTAAATAATATGGAAGATGATGACCCTCAGACCTCTTACATGGTTTCAGCATGGGCTAGAATGTGTAAAATTCTTGGAAGTGATTTTCAACAGTACCTTCCACTGGTTATTGAGCCTCTTATTAAGACTGCTTCAGCTAAACCTGACGTTGCTCTCTTAGACACACAAGATGTGGAGAATATGAGTGATGATGATGGATGGCAATTTGTAAATCTTGGAGACCAGCAAAGTTTTGGAATTAAAACTTCAGGACTTGAAGCAAAAGCAACTGCTTGCCAGATGTTGGTTTATTATGCTAAGGAGTTAAGAGAAGGATTTATGGACTATACAGAACAAGTTGTAAAACTGATGGTTCctttactgaaattttatttccatgacAATGTTCGAGTGGCAGCTGCAGAGTCCTTGCCTTTTCTCCTGGAATGTGCAAGAATTCGGGGGCCAGAGTATCTTGCACAGATGTGGCAATTCATATGTGATCCCTTAATCAAGGCTATTGGGACCGAACCCGATACAGATGTACTCTCAGAAATAATGAATTCTTTTGCAAAATCCATTGAAGTAATGGGAGATGGGTGCCTTAATGATGAACACTTGGAAGAACTGGGAGAAATACTGAAAGCAAAACTTGAAGGGCACTTTAAAAACCAAGAACTAAGACAGGttaaaagacaggaagaaaacTATGATCAACAGGTTGAAATGTCTCTGCAAGATGAGGATGAATGTGATGTTTATATTCTGACCAAAGTATCAGATATTTTGCACTCATTATTTAGTACTTACAAGGAAAAGATTTTACCGTGGTTTGAACAGCTACTTCCATTAATTGTAAATCTAATTTGTTCTAATAGGCCATGGCCAGACAGACAGTGGGGATTGTGCATATTTGATGATATCATAGAGCACTGCAGTCCAACCTCATTTAAATATGTTGAATATTTTCGGTGGCCAATGCTACTAAATATGCGAGACAACAACCCTGAAGTCAGGCAAGCTGCTGCTTATGGCCTGGGTGTTATGGCACAGTTTGGTGGAGATGATTATCGTTCTTTATGTTCAGAAGCTGTTCCGCTGCTGGTGAAAGTTATTAAGTGTGCAAattccaaaaccaaaaaaaatgtcATTGCTACAGAGAACTGTATCTCAGCAGTAGGGAAGATTTTGAGGTTTAAGCCTAACTGTGTAAACGTAGATGAAGTTCTTCCACACTGGTTGTCATGGCTTCCACTGCATGAGGATAAAGAGGAAGCTATTCAGACTTTGAGTTTTCTCTGTGACTTAATTGAAAGTAACCACCCAGTTGTACTTGGTCCAAATAATTCCAATCTCCCAAAAATAATTAGTATAATTGCAGAAGGAAAAATTAATGAGACTATTAACTATGAAGATCCTTGTGCCAAACGCCTAGCTAATGTTGTACGTCAGGTACAGACTTCTGAAGAATTATGGTTGGAATGCATTTCCCATCTTGATGATGAGCAGCAGGAAGCCTTACAGGAATTGCTAAATTTTGCTTGA